Genomic DNA from Alphaproteobacteria bacterium PA2:
CAACTTCACGCCAGTCCGCGCCATCTGCCTCGGCGTCCAGAAGGCGCAGGTAGAGCACGCCATGATCACGGTCATAGTCGGTCAGACCGGGGTCCTGCGGCGCGCGGTCACGAAGCCCGGGGCGGGTCATCGGGTGATCCTCTAGGGTGTAGTTCGATCACAGAAGTACGTAGGGCGGCGTCAGACAGAAAGACCACCGCGGGCCCAATATAGGGCCACCTGGCCCGTTGGGGAATCCTCGATCGCAGCCAACCAGAAGCGCACCAAGGCCCCGCCCCAAGGGCGGGGCCCGGCCGTCAGGCCGCCAGGGCCTGGGCCTGCCGACCGTGCAGGAAGTCCGCCGCCCGCTGGGCGTGGGAGGCGGCGGCGAAGATGAACCGCCTGTCGCCGCCGAGGACCTTCAGCCAGCTGTCGATATAAGCGGCGTGATCCTCCCTGGGGGTGAGCTCAAGGCCAAGGTCTGCGCAGAGGAAGGCCGCGCCCAGTTCAGCCACAAGCTCTTCGCGGGCATAGCCTTCATCCCCCCAGCGCTGGCGGCCGAAGTCCCGGTCAAGGCGGGTCGGATGGCGGGTCCAGTGGGTGCATTCATGGGCAAGCGTTGCGTAATAGGCCTGGGGATCCACAAAGCTCTCAAAGACCGGCATCTGCACATGGTCTGGCCCCATGGCGTAGTAGGCCTTGTCACCCCCATGCCGGATCTTCGCGCCCGTGGCGGCGAAGAAGGCGTCAGCCGCAGCGTTCCGCGCTACGGGATCCAGAGGCTCCACTGGCGCGGGATGGAAGGCCTCGGGCAGACCCTCGACCTGTTCGACATTGAAGACGCTGTAGGCCTTCAGGAAGGCGACCTCGCGCTCCAGGGCCTCGCCCTGATCGGAGGACTCCGTGCGGGTCATGCGGTTGGCGTAGACCACCGTGGCGGCCTGCTCGCCCTTGCGGACATGACCGCCAAGATCCAGGGCCTGACGGAAGGTCATCCAGATCGGCGCAGAATATCCCTTAGCGACAGCCTGGCTCCAGAGCAGGAGAACATTGACGCCGCTATAGGGCTGGAAGTTGTGCCGGAGCGGGCGGCTGATCCGCCCGGCGAGGTGCTCAGTGGACCAGGGTCTGGTCCAGGGGCGGACGCCCTTCTGCAGGTCTACGACGATCTGGGCCGTAACCCGGCTGTAGAGATCAGGGCGTGAGGTCTCAGGCGCGCGTGACATGGCGGCCTCCTTCAATTTGATTTTCCTGGTGAAGGCGCCCCGCCCGAAGGCGGAGCGCCGGGCGGGATCAGCGGGACCAGATCAGGGCGTAGCCGTCGTCAGCTTCGACGATGGAGGCGTAGATCGGGGCCGGGAAGCTGGGATCGTCCAGCTTGACCGAGAGGTAGTCCCGGTTCTCGCGGCTGGTCTTCTTCCAGGCTGCGCCAAACTCGGTCTGGCCGGCGAAAATCCGGAAGTCCGGGGCCTTGTCATTCTCCGTCCCGGCGGGCCGGAGCAGGGCCTGTTTGACGTTGAGGGTGAGGGTCTTGATGGCGCCGGTATAGCTGCCGTCTGCTTGCTTGTGGAATGTGCCGATGGTGGCCATGGGGTCGTCTCCTGTTGTCTACCGGGCTGCGCCCATCGCGGCCTCGATGGCGATCAACAGGGCGGGGTGCGATCCGGCCCCGCAGCCGCAGGCCCCCAGCGCCAGCGAAGGACGGCGAGACAAGACTTGTTTGGTCCGCGAGGAATGTCGCTCAGGCGACAGGGGAAAGAAGTTGCAGACCGCCGTTGCGGAGGACGGTCGGGGCATAGCCCTTTACCCCCGGCCAGATCAGGCCAGGAGAGGCGAGATGGACGCAGTCCGCCAACAGGAGCCCTGCCCTGCCCCACCAATGAACGCCCAACCCGGCAGACAGCCACCAGGCGCCATCCCACCCACAACCGGGCTTCAAGCCGCCCGCGGCCTGAACCCTGGACGCAAACAAGCCCCGGCAATTTTACAGGCTTCGCCCCACGGCCAATGGCGCCAGATCAAGAGGCCAGCCGGATCGAGACCTCGACACCACCGGGGCACACACTGGAAAAGGCCCAGCTTACCTGCCGCGCTCAACCGAACACGATCGAACCGCAGACCTGGCCAATTGATATCGCTGCCAATCTGCCCGAGCGGACCGCCCTTGGGCGGGGTCTTCAGACAACTCGTAGATCAATGGCTCCTGGCTGGCCGGGCAAGTTCACGGGCCTGACAACCGACCCTTGGATTGATTGCTGGGAAGATAGATCAGCCGCGGAATAGCATACTGATCGGAACCGCCCACATTTGCGGCCCAAAAGCCGCCCGTTGCTCTCCGGTGTAAAGAACAAGGCCCTGAAATTCCCGACCACCCGCCAGGTTGTCCCGGAACCATTTAAGGTGCCGGAAATCGCGCTGCTCGACATTGGATCCAGCCTTAACCTCAATACCGATCAGCTGGCCGTCCTCGCCCTCGATGAGGAAATCCAGCTCCCGCTGCTCGCGGTCTCGGTAGTGATAAAGTCGAAAGTCTTCGGCCTGGGATTCCAGCAATGCCGTGAGTTGAGCGTATACCAAAGTCTCAATCAACTTGCCGTTTAGGCTGCCGTCCAACCGGACCTTTTCGAATGACCAGTTCAGCGTCGAGCCCATCAAGCCGGTATCGGTGATGAAGAGTTTGTCCTGTTTGCCAACCCGGGCGTAGTCGGTCTTGGACCAGGGCGTCAATCGGTCAACGAGATAGAGGGTCTCCAACGCGTTGATGTAGGTCTCAAGCGTTGGGCGGGAAGTCCCCAGGGCTGCCGAAATCGCCGTGGCGTCCATGAATCTGGACGACCAGGCGGCGAGAACCTCAACCAATTTGAAAAGGTTGTCCTTTCGACGGATGTTGGCGACGTCGCGCAGATCGCGATCGATCAGCGCCTCAAGATAGTCATTGTGCCATTGGCGACGGGCTCGACCTTGGTGAAGTCGCACGGCCTCTGGGTAGCCCCCTGCCAACGCCATCTCGATATAGGCATCCTTGCTTAGCTGGTCGCCGGAAGCCGAAATGTCTCTCCACCCCCCTGCCCTGGCGATCTCCAGAAAGTGAGGCTTGTTTCGCTCAATTTCTCCTTGAGCCAGTGGGCGCAGGCGCACCTTGCGCACCCGCCCGGCCAGGGACTCTTTTACCTTTGGGAGGGTCATGATGTTGGCTGAGCCGGTCAACAGAAACCGCCCCGGCTTTTGGTTTTCATCGACGTCCTTCTTTACGGCCGCCAGCAATTGCGGGGCGCGTTGGACTTCATCGATTATCATCAGCTGGTCGCCGTGGGCGACAAAGCCATGGGGATCTTCCAGCGCCGCATTCAGCAAGGTCTGGTCATCCAAAGTCCGATAGATTGCTCGGGCGCCGGGATCCTCGCCGATCAGCTTAGCAAGAGTTGTTTTGCCACACTGCCGGGGTCCTTCCAGAAGCAGGACGCGGCTCTGGCTCAAGCCTTCGCGTATTGTTCCAGCCTGCCAACGCTCGAAGACTTGATATGTCGTCATAACGGGCACCAAATATCTGGTCGCGATATTCCTATTACGATAGCCGCAATATGTAAAGTATGGATGCCGCTAAGTGAACATTACAACCCGACCATCGACCTGAACCAACCTTGGCCAAGCTGCCAAACTGTACGGACAACCGGCGCCAACTCACCTGAACCCGTATCCGCCAACCGACCGTCTGACGGCCAACCGCCGCTCAGTCCGCAAATGCCTTTGAAGGCGACTTTGCGGACAGGTTAATTGTCGGACGAATTACCGGACAAATGGAGGGCTCAAGGTGGCGTTGGTCGCCTATGCACGGGCCACATCCATAGTCAGGACGCAAGCTGGGAGTCTGGGGCCTACCAAAATCAGAAAAAGCGGGATGGCGCCGGACGGTTACAGTCAGACCCCGATTCCTGCGCGATTAGATCAGCCAACGCGCCAGGCGGTTGCCGACGACTGGTTCTTGGCTGCACCAAGCTGATATGTGTGAGGGCCGAAGGCTCGACGCGGGATAGTGGGGACACAGCTATGGCCATCGCCAGAAAACATCTCATGACGACCGGATTGGCGATCAGCCTGGCCTTCACCCCCCTCACTTCGGCCTGGTCGCAGGCCACTACGCCCAACTACCTTCCAGGACCAGATTATGCCGGCGTCGCAGGATCGCCCGCTGAGAACGCCCGGATCACGGCGCTCTGCGGCAAGAACCGCAATGCCGCCGATGGCTATGCGCCGCCGCCCACATTCGCGGGTCAGACCCGAGCACCGCTCGCCAATTCAAAACAAGCCTTTGAAGTGGACGTGGTGGCAAAAGTTGATCGAACCTGGGGCCTGGCGGTGTTGCCAGACGGTCGGGCATTGATCTCGATCCGGGCGGGCGGATTGCGCATCATTGACCAGACCGGCGTCGTCTCCCAGCCCCTTGCGGGCTCTCCGGCAATCCAGAACGCCCGGCTGTCAGGTATGTATGATGTGAGCCTGGACCGTGACTTTGCCCACAACCGCACGCTCTATCTGGGCTACGTGACCCGGCTGAGTGACACTGATCCGGCGGCTGTGGGCCGCATCGCCAGTGCGAAGCTCTCACTTGATGGCATGGCGCTGGAGGATCTGAAGATCCTGCGTGAAGGTCCTGACATCTTGCCGCGCCGCATTGTGCAAGCCCGCGACAGAACGCTGTTGATCGCTTCGGCCGTGATCGATTCCGGTGGACCCAACCCACAGTCGCTGCAGAGCCAGCTGGGCAAGGTCTTGCGGATCAATCGCGACGGTTCAATTCCGAAGGACAATCCTTTCGTGAAAGACACTACGGCCAATCCAGCGATCTATGCCCTGGGTTTCCGCGACGTGCATGGCGCAGCGATTGATCCGAGGACCGGCGCCCTGTGGGTGGCGGAGAACACCCCGCGTGGCGGTGATGAGCTGAACCGGATCAAGGCCGGTGGCAATTACGGGTTCCCGGTGATCAGCTATGGCCGCGAGAACGGCGGCGCCTTGATTAATGGCGGCAAGACCGCTCAGGAAGGCATGGAGCAACCCGCTTACTATTGGAACCCCTCGATCGCCCCCGGTAGCCTGATGTTCTACACGGGCCGAGCATTGCCAGGCTGGAGGGGCAACGCATTCATTACCGGCCTTTCGGGCGAGCAACTGGTTCGTCTTGAGATGAAAGCCGGGAGGGTGGTGGCTGAAGAGAAGCTGCTGATGGATCGCTGCGTGCGGATGAAGTCGGTCGCTCAAGGCCCGGACGGCTTCATTTACGTCACCACAGATGAACCCAAGGCCGAGCTCCTGCGTCTTAGACCATTTAAGAAGTAGGTCAGTGACGTCGATGAAGATCCGGCCTGGTTCCGCACCACCCTGACCATCGACCAGCAGGACGATGGCAAGACCGTCATCACCCTGCGCCAGTTCCATCCAACCCGGGGCGCAACGCGACGCAGGCATCGGCTTCAGCGCCGTCGAGTTCGGCTATCAGACTTTTGAAAAGCTGGCCCTCCATGAGAAGACCATGGGCGGCTAATCGGACCCGCGTGCAAAGGCTGTAATTATGACTTGGGTCCATCCCGCAAAGGTCCATAGCGCGACTTTTTCGAACCTTTCCTATTGAGCACCGAGCTCTAGTCAGACGGACTGGATGTTTCGTAGCAGGCCCAGCAAAGCCGTATTCATGTAGTAGCTGTCGCGCCCAAGCCTGACCTTCCGCATGATCCCGATGCGGGCGAGCTCGTCGAGATATCGGGTCGCCGTGATGCGGCTGACGCCCAGGTCCCGCTCGACGAATGCGATCTTGCTGTAGGGGTGGCTGAAGATATTGTTCAGCAGATCCTGGCTGTAGATGCGGGGAAGCTCGCTGCGGATCCGGGCTTTGTGCTCCAACATCAAGTCGCGGATGCGGTGCACAAGACGGGTCGTTTGACCGGCCATCTGCTCTACGCCATCCAGCAAATAGAGCACCCACTCCTCCCAGGCGTTGTCGGCGCGGACCTTCTGCAGAAGGCGGTAATAGTCTGCCTTGTTCTGGTTGATGTAGCGGGAGAGGTAAAGGACCGGCGTTCCGAGCAACCCCTCCTTGACGAGATAGAGAATATTGAGGATCCGGCCCGTTCTGCCATTCCCATCGTAGAACGGATGTATGGTTTCGAACTGATGGTGGATGACCGCCATCCGCACGAGCGGGTCGAGGTCGGTCATCTCCGGGGCGTTTATGAAGCGCTCCAGATTGGCCATGAGCGACACGATTTCTGCATGGGATTGCGGCGGGGTGAAAACGACCTCGCCGGTGCGGTCGTTCTTCAATTCAGTGCCTGGGAGCTTTCGAAACCCGGCCAGGTTTTCCTCCAGGGTCGCCTGGATTACAAGAATGTCCTGGTTGGTGATCAGGCCTGTCGTCCGAACGGTCTGGAAGCCCTCCCGCAGCGCCAGGGCGTAGTTGTAGACCTCTTTCGCTGCGAGGCTGGCGAAGCGGTTCGCCACAGCGTCGCTACGGTAGAGGTCATCCTGGGTCGTTATGATGTTCTCGATCGCAGAACTGTCCTGAGCCTCCTGAAGCGACAGCGTGTTGATGAGGATCGCCTCATTCGGGACCAGGCCTGCCGCCCCCTTCAGCTCCGCGAGCGCCCGGTGGGCTGTCGTCAGTTTCTTCAGGACGGTCCGCGTCTCCAGGTCTATGCCGAGCGGCAGCAGTTGTGGGACGTAGGCTTGGGGCAGGCCCATGGCGCTTCCATATGTATAGACGTTGGCCATTTTCTATATACGTTTCGCTGACATGTATACCCTTCCAGCCTAACCCGACATGTCCGCAGACCTGGGCATGGTGATTGTTGACCTTCGCGGCGTAGGTGACTTCATCACGGCGCCGGCCGGTCTGGGACAATCTGTCTGCGTGCTCGCCATGGCCAGCTGAGGCGAAGGCGGGAAAGGATCGGCCTGGGACCGCAAAATACGGGTCACTCTGTCGGCGATGCCTTGGGAAACCCCGCCCCGAAGCCTGACGCCCCGGGGCGGAAGTCGCCGTAATCGTATCGAATTTTCAATCCACACCCGAACGGGCGAAGGGCCTAGATCACACACACCCCGACACAGGTAAAGTCGGGCGCAGCGCCGGATCCTGCGATTTCCGTAGCGACGCCAGCCATACCCAGGCTGTTATCTGACAGGGGGCCGTCTGGTCCGGAGCCAGCGCCCTAAAGTCTGCGTTCCAGGGTCACGCCAGCTGGCAGGTTGTCCTCATTGACCTTCACCACATAGTCGGAGAATGCGCGGGCGATCCGCCCCTCGGCGCCGGCAGGCTCTATGGTCACCCGGTCAAACAGGGTGTGGGCCAGGGCGTTTCCGAGATCACTCTCGTGGCGGAAGACGAAGAGGCCCCGGGCTGACATTTCACCCCTGGAGGATGCGCGATCGTGCTCGAACATTTCGCAGAGGCCCCGCCAGAAGAGTTCAAGGTCTTCCTGTGACAGGCCTGTTCCCTTGACCGGATCATTGGCCAGGCGCGCGGAGACAAAGCCGTGGGCCCGGTAGAGGCCGTAAGGCACAATGTATTTTCGCCCCATGGTGCGGTCCGTCCGCTGGGCGTCTTCCTCATTGGTCACGGCATTGCGGGTAAGGGTCACATCCAGGGGCATGATCGGGTCAATGGACTGGGCGAAGGTCATCTGGATCGGGCCCCTGACCTGGCCGGCATTGATCTGCGTCGTCATGACCGCGCCAAAGGCGCGGATGTCATAGAAGTTGTCACACATCCAGCGGATCAGGTTTCGCGCCTGATCCTCATCTGACGGGACCTTTTTGGGTTCGATTTCGAGGTTGAGGGCGGCATAGGCCCGCTCATGGGCGCGGTTGAGCACGGCGCGCTCCGCGACATAGATCTCATAGCCTGGATCCTGCGCGCGGGTCGCCGAGACATAATTCCGCAACCTGCGCTTCAGGGCGACATCGGTCACCAGGCCCCGACCGGTCTCCGGGTCCATGCGGGGGGCGTTGCCGGCGTCGGGATCGCCATTGGGATTCCCATTGGTGACATCGAACAGGAAGACAAAATCATACCGGTGGGTAATCGGGCTCATCAACTGCCCCCTGCTTTCTCTGGCGCCGGGTCCGCGCCCCTGACGGGTGTTTTCAGCTCTTGCCGCTGATGGTGAAAACCGATCAGGAAGAGGGCCCGGTCGGTCAGGCCCAGGGTTGGCGCCAAGGCGCTGCGGCCGCCGATGTTTTCGAGAAGGCGATCCAGGGCCCGGACGATCCTGATGGGACGGCCAGTACGGCCGGAGTATGTCACGGCGCGAAGGCTGCGGTCCATGCGCAAGAGGCCAGGCCGGAGGACCTGGGCGGGACAGGCGGAAGCCAGGGACAGGAGATCATGATCCCGTCTGGCCGAAAAGAGCCCCTGCTCCCAGGCCTGGAGCGCCGCGAGGCAGGCATAGATCCGCCCAAGATCAAAGGCAGGGCGACGACAAAATCGGGGCCAGTCCCTGCCAAAGGCCTCACCTGCGCCGCCGGGTCCAGTTCCCAGGAGGCAGGCCTTCATCAGGCCGGCCCGCAGGGTGGAGACACCCTGGTCCCGGGATATGAGCATGACCGTGTGCCGAAGTAGTCCGGCGCCCGGAGCCCTGCCATCCAGGATCGACGCACAGAGTTCGGCCGCCCACCTGTCAGGCGAGGCGCCCGCCGCCGACTGTGGCGATAATCCCCGACATAGGCGCTGCAGGTCGAGGCGCCCCGAGCAAGGTCCGCTGAGGCGGGAGGCCTCAAGAAAGGCCTCAAGCCTGCTAAGAAGAAGACCCAGTGTCATGTTGAAAGCCCGTCGCACGGCCAGCCGGCCGCCATTGGGACTGACCAAGGCCAGCCAGACCTCCTCGTCGCTCAAGTCCTTCCCCTGCCCCTCCGGCGCGCCCTGCATGTCATGGCCCGCCACCCCCAGGGCCCACCGCATGACGGTCTCGGCCTCCCGGCTTTCCCCCCAGAAGACCAGGGTGTCAGCGCCGATCGCGATCCGGTTCTGGGGGGCGCCGCCCTGGTCTTCGGGCGCGCGTCTTGCCAGCAGGATGTTGAGCGCTTCGCCATAGGCGGCTGCCCTGGACGCCAGGACGGGTGCATTCTCTCCAAGGAGGGCGCCGTGGGATCGCAAGGCGGGCGTCGCGTGCGAGACCAGGCTAGCCCCGGTGGTGTTTGATCCGGGAAGCCCGGCTATGCGCGGATGAAGCCTCGCCAAGGGGCCGGTTGTTCCCGTCACCATGCATTGGCCTGTCTGCAGGTCGCCATCGGCCAGGGCGCGGAATCTGGCAAGCTCCAGGGCGGCAGGGGTTTCGTGGAGGTAGCCGGCGGCGCCGGAAAGCCGGAAGCACAGATTGTGACCAGACACGCGGCTCAGGAGGTCGCGATCCCCATGGTCTGCCGCAGACCAGGACTCCAGAAAGCTGTGGAGGGCCCTAAGACCGGGGTCCTGGGTCTCCGCCAGGGTGCGCAGGTGCAGGTCGACAAAGGCGGCATGCTCCCGGGCGACCCGAGCCGGCGACTTCTTCGCCGTCAGGCCTTCCGGCACATCCCACACCCCCAGGACATAGGATGACTTGTCCCAGAGAAATCCGCTCACGATTCCACTGACCCGCTGGGGCGCCTTGGGCGCCAGGCAGGACCCTGGCTGCAGGCCCTTGCGCGTTTCCTGCATCAGGGTTTCTGCGCCCAGCAGACGGCCCTTTCTGTCCAGGACCAGGGCATATCCAAGGCGCACTGTCGCAAAACCCACCGGCGGGGCCTGCCCCTGCTGCCTCAGCCGGTCATGATGCTCCGCCAGGGCGGCAAGGACGCTCAAGGTCGTTCGCCATCAAGGACGCAGGATGTCAGATCAATCAGGCCGTCACACATGACCGCATTGAAAAACACCGGCCTGTTCGGCCTGCCGAACCTGATGTCATAGAGCATCCACCCCAGGTGATGCTCCCCGGCCAGGTCTGGGTGCAGGACGGGCGGGGAGTCGGCGGGGGCAAAGGCTGCGGGAAACTCCCGCACCCCGAGATAGGGTTGGTGAAAGCACTGCCCGCGCCTGGCCCGGCGGCGGAATATGGCCTGGTGTTTCAGCAATCGGGACTCACCGCCATGCACATCCTCCTGCAGGATTGTCCCCTCCAGGACATAAGACACGTCGCGAAGGATGGTGGCGCCCCGCTGCTGACGATCCTCGCCAGCCTCCATGGCGACCCCGAGGGTGCTGTTCCGCTTGCGGGCCGCCTCTGCGTATTTGGCTGAAATCGTATGTTTCAGCTCGGCACGACGGACGCCCAGATACCGCACAGGCCG
This window encodes:
- a CDS encoding AAA family ATPase — encoded protein: MTTYQVFERWQAGTIREGLSQSRVLLLEGPRQCGKTTLAKLIGEDPGARAIYRTLDDQTLLNAALEDPHGFVAHGDQLMIIDEVQRAPQLLAAVKKDVDENQKPGRFLLTGSANIMTLPKVKESLAGRVRKVRLRPLAQGEIERNKPHFLEIARAGGWRDISASGDQLSKDAYIEMALAGGYPEAVRLHQGRARRQWHNDYLEALIDRDLRDVANIRRKDNLFKLVEVLAAWSSRFMDATAISAALGTSRPTLETYINALETLYLVDRLTPWSKTDYARVGKQDKLFITDTGLMGSTLNWSFEKVRLDGSLNGKLIETLVYAQLTALLESQAEDFRLYHYRDREQRELDFLIEGEDGQLIGIEVKAGSNVEQRDFRHLKWFRDNLAGGREFQGLVLYTGEQRAAFGPQMWAVPISMLFRG
- the cas7c gene encoding type I-C CRISPR-associated protein Cas7/Csd2; the protein is MSPITHRYDFVFLFDVTNGNPNGDPDAGNAPRMDPETGRGLVTDVALKRRLRNYVSATRAQDPGYEIYVAERAVLNRAHERAYAALNLEIEPKKVPSDEDQARNLIRWMCDNFYDIRAFGAVMTTQINAGQVRGPIQMTFAQSIDPIMPLDVTLTRNAVTNEEDAQRTDRTMGRKYIVPYGLYRAHGFVSARLANDPVKGTGLSQEDLELFWRGLCEMFEHDRASSRGEMSARGLFVFRHESDLGNALAHTLFDRVTIEPAGAEGRIARAFSDYVVKVNEDNLPAGVTLERRL
- a CDS encoding glucose dehydrogenase — protein: MAIARKHLMTTGLAISLAFTPLTSAWSQATTPNYLPGPDYAGVAGSPAENARITALCGKNRNAADGYAPPPTFAGQTRAPLANSKQAFEVDVVAKVDRTWGLAVLPDGRALISIRAGGLRIIDQTGVVSQPLAGSPAIQNARLSGMYDVSLDRDFAHNRTLYLGYVTRLSDTDPAAVGRIASAKLSLDGMALEDLKILREGPDILPRRIVQARDRTLLIASAVIDSGGPNPQSLQSQLGKVLRINRDGSIPKDNPFVKDTTANPAIYALGFRDVHGAAIDPRTGALWVAENTPRGGDELNRIKAGGNYGFPVISYGRENGGALINGGKTAQEGMEQPAYYWNPSIAPGSLMFYTGRALPGWRGNAFITGLSGEQLVRLEMKAGRVVAEEKLLMDRCVRMKSVAQGPDGFIYVTTDEPKAELLRLRPFKK
- the cas8c gene encoding type I-C CRISPR-associated protein Cas8c/Csd1; the protein is MSVLAALAEHHDRLRQQGQAPPVGFATVRLGYALVLDRKGRLLGAETLMQETRKGLQPGSCLAPKAPQRVSGIVSGFLWDKSSYVLGVWDVPEGLTAKKSPARVAREHAAFVDLHLRTLAETQDPGLRALHSFLESWSAADHGDRDLLSRVSGHNLCFRLSGAAGYLHETPAALELARFRALADGDLQTGQCMVTGTTGPLARLHPRIAGLPGSNTTGASLVSHATPALRSHGALLGENAPVLASRAAAYGEALNILLARRAPEDQGGAPQNRIAIGADTLVFWGESREAETVMRWALGVAGHDMQGAPEGQGKDLSDEEVWLALVSPNGGRLAVRRAFNMTLGLLLSRLEAFLEASRLSGPCSGRLDLQRLCRGLSPQSAAGASPDRWAAELCASILDGRAPGAGLLRHTVMLISRDQGVSTLRAGLMKACLLGTGPGGAGEAFGRDWPRFCRRPAFDLGRIYACLAALQAWEQGLFSARRDHDLLSLASACPAQVLRPGLLRMDRSLRAVTYSGRTGRPIRIVRALDRLLENIGGRSALAPTLGLTDRALFLIGFHHQRQELKTPVRGADPAPEKAGGS
- the cas5c gene encoding type I-C CRISPR-associated protein Cas5, whose product is MGSPEHRSELQGDPVSLRVWGPHACFTRPDLKAERHTYDVITPSAARGIFDAIYWTCGMRWRIDRIWVERPVRYLGVRRAELKHTISAKYAEAARKRNSTLGVAMEAGEDRQQRGATILRDVSYVLEGTILQEDVHGGESRLLKHQAIFRRRARRGQCFHQPYLGVREFPAAFAPADSPPVLHPDLAGEHHLGWMLYDIRFGRPNRPVFFNAVMCDGLIDLTSCVLDGERP
- a CDS encoding addiction module protein — protein: MGLPQAYVPQLLPLGIDLETRTVLKKLTTAHRALAELKGAAGLVPNEAILINTLSLQEAQDSSAIENIITTQDDLYRSDAVANRFASLAAKEVYNYALALREGFQTVRTTGLITNQDILVIQATLEENLAGFRKLPGTELKNDRTGEVVFTPPQSHAEIVSLMANLERFINAPEMTDLDPLVRMAVIHHQFETIHPFYDGNGRTGRILNILYLVKEGLLGTPVLYLSRYINQNKADYYRLLQKVRADNAWEEWVLYLLDGVEQMAGQTTRLVHRIRDLMLEHKARIRSELPRIYSQDLLNNIFSHPYSKIAFVERDLGVSRITATRYLDELARIGIMRKVRLGRDSYYMNTALLGLLRNIQSV
- a CDS encoding antirestriction protein; the protein is MSRAPETSRPDLYSRVTAQIVVDLQKGVRPWTRPWSTEHLAGRISRPLRHNFQPYSGVNVLLLWSQAVAKGYSAPIWMTFRQALDLGGHVRKGEQAATVVYANRMTRTESSDQGEALEREVAFLKAYSVFNVEQVEGLPEAFHPAPVEPLDPVARNAAADAFFAATGAKIRHGGDKAYYAMGPDHVQMPVFESFVDPQAYYATLAHECTHWTRHPTRLDRDFGRQRWGDEGYAREELVAELGAAFLCADLGLELTPREDHAAYIDSWLKVLGGDRRFIFAAASHAQRAADFLHGRQAQALAA